In Eublepharis macularius isolate TG4126 chromosome 4, MPM_Emac_v1.0, whole genome shotgun sequence, the following are encoded in one genomic region:
- the TSEN54 gene encoding tRNA-splicing endonuclease subunit Sen54, with protein sequence MEPELRPRASGHLLSPAELLAVRTRDHKIPQRSHGQKDFMPDGSEEQQEKLCQCRDEQWQLLREERVERLGSLVKAEWKPLEGIVELKSPAGKFWHTMGYTEHGKQCLLPEEALYLLECGSIQLFYKDLPLSVQEAYENLLSQMSVSLLKYQVFSHLKRLGYIVQRFRSSTIATPYEQQLNLDSHYQNAEKKHHKRKRSSSPWLHGKKPKTSERTQEYAQPPQKDKRHHESSSHPVSDGGSLPEEKVKESDSGVAVEETIPTASDAVQCYQSPPVCMEDHHESSTTTSLESQGDTCPSRWNFTTITFPNMGADCPQTVLLQPDKRLLPENVTAREVDATRWRKRLNQKHEKLSHKEREHLEWERKYKSSINEDKEVRQCSTWQEYKALLKKKRQQREKNCPAHFWKQTVTPLLKPDQGLSTADVLQQISVLQPSHILDGASQLQNNSIAMKIDFDVYPADTASSFKKNKPGKPFVRMCVRSFDEQIPTLRAVKQLAYQSGDVPVVFALVDNGDIAFCSFKEFKLPVDVYP encoded by the exons ATGGAGCCTGAGCTGCGCCCTCGCGCGAGCGGACACTTGCTCAG CCCAGCAGAGCTACTGGCAGTTCGCACACGTGATCACAAGATTCCTCAACGATCGCATGGCCAGAAAGATTTTATGCCTGATGGCTCAGAAGAACAACAGGAGAAGCTGTGCCAGTGCCGTGATGAACAGTGGCAGCTCCTGCGGGAGGAGCGTGTGGAGCGATT GGGAAGTCTGGTCAAAGCTGAATGGAAGCCTCTGGAGGGTATTGTAGAGCTAAAATCGCCTGCT GGGAAATTCTGGCATACCATGGGATACACAGAGCATGGAAAGCAATGCTTGCTGCCGGAGGAAGCACTGTATCTTCTGGAATGT GGCTCTATTCAGCTTTTCTACAAAGACTTGCCCTTGTCAGTCCAGGAAGCCTATGAGAATCTGCTGTCCCAGATGTCAGTGAGTCTGCTGAAGTACCAG GTATTCAGCCACTTGAAGAGGCTTGGTTACATTGTGCAGAGATTCCGATCTAG CACCATTGCAACACCTTACGAGCAGCAGCTGAATCTGGATAGCCACTATCAGAATGCTGAAAAAAAACATCACAAGAGGAAAAGGAGCTCCAGCCCTTG GTTGCATGGCAAGAAACCCAAGACATCAGAGAGAACTCAGGAATATGCACAGCCACCCCAAAAGGATAAGAGGCACCATGAGAGCTCTAGCCACCCAGTGTCAGATGGAGGAAGTTTACCTGAGGAGAAGGTAAAAGAATCTGATTCTGGAGTTGCGGTTGAGGAGACAATCCCAACTGCTAGTGATGCAGTACAATGTTATCAGTCTCCACCAGTTTGCATGGAAGACCACCATGAGAGTTCCACCACGACCTCTTTGGAAAGTCAGGGTGACACCTGTCCATCTCGCTGGAATTTCACCACCATTACTTTCCCCAACATGGGTGCCGATTGCCCACAAACTGTCCTGCTACAGCCTGATAAAAGGCTCCTCCCAGAGAATGTAACTGCACGGGAGGTCGATGCAACCAGGTGGCGCAAGAGACTCAACCAGAAGCATGAGAAGCTGTCTCACAAGGAGCGGGAGCACCTTGAGTGGGAGAGAAAATACAAAAGCAGTATCAATGAGGATAAGGAGGTCAGGCAGTGCTCCACCTGGCAAGAGTACAAGGCTCTTCTGAAAAAGAAGAGACAACAGAGGGAGAAGAACTGCCCAGCACACTTCTGGAAGCAGACCGTCACCCCACTTCTGAAGCCAGATCAAGGTCTTTCAACAG CTGATGTCCTCCAGCAGATCAGTGTGCTCCAGCCTTCCCACATCCTGGATGGAGCATCCCA GCTACAGaacaattccatagctatgaagaTAGATTTTGACGTATATCCAGCAGACACAGCTTCTAGTTTTAAGAAGAATAAACCCGGGAAGCCTTTTGTCCGGATGTGTGTTCGGAG CTTTGACGAGCAGATCCCAACCCTGAGGGCAGTGAAACAGCTTGCTTATCAAAGTGGAGATGTGCCAGTGGTATTTGCCTTAGTAGACAATGGGGACATTGCTTTCTGTTCTTTTAAGGAGTTCAAGCTGCCTGTTGACGTATACCCCTGA